One Salmo salar chromosome ssa01, Ssal_v3.1, whole genome shotgun sequence DNA window includes the following coding sequences:
- the LOC106607983 gene encoding polyribonucleotide nucleotidyltransferase 1, mitochondrial isoform X2: MCGCATKASGTVMERYEKWEWTSVRSKKLEISTGKLARFADGSAVVQLGDTTVMVTAVSKTKPSPSQFMPLVVDYRQKAAAAGRIPTNHLRRELGTTENEILTSRLIDRAIRPLFPAGYFYDTQVLCNLLAVDGVNDPDVLAINGASAALSLSDIPWNGPIGAVRIGLVNGEFLVNPTRKEMASSTINLIVAGAPLSQVVMIEASAENVLQQDFCHAVKVGVKHTQQIILAIQQMAREAKVSKRTPPKIFSAPLEMIELARQLASEKVYAVFTDFTHDKISRDDAINKVRLETEEQIKEKYPQAEPYEVMESFNMVSKEVFRNLVLNEYRRCDGRDLTSLRNISCEADIFKPLHGSALFQRGQTQVLCSVTFDSLESSIKTDIITTALSGVKDKNFMLHYEFPPYATNEIGKMSGMNRRELGHGALAEKSLRPVIPKDFPFTIRVTSEVLESNGSSSMASACGGSLALMDAGVPISSAVAGVAIGLISKANPEKPSEIQDYRILTDILGIEDYLGDMDFKLSGTNKGINALQADVKIPGLPLKLVMEAIQQATVAKREILGIMNKTIAKPRDKRKENGPVVENVRVPVSRRARFVGPGGYNLRRLQAQTGVTISQVDEETFSVFAPTPGAMNEAQEFITEICKDDQEQLLEFGAVYTATIMEIRDIGVMVKLYPNMSAVLLHNSQLDHKRIKHPSALGLEVGQQIQVKYFGRDPTDGRMRLSRKVLQSPAATVVKTLSEKQSISMGTGNVQATSTSS; this comes from the exons ATGTGCGGTTGTGCCACCAAAGCGTCTGGAACAGTCATGGAACGATACGAAAAGTGGGAGTGGACTTCGGTGAGAAGTAA AAAACTTGAGATCTCAACAGGGAAACTTGCCAGATTTGCAGATGGGTCGGCTGTTGTGCag CTTGGGGATACAACAGTGATGGTGACAgctgtcagcaaaacaaaaccgTCCCCCTCCCAATTTATGCCTCTAGTG GTGGACTACAGGCAAAAAGCAGCTGCTGCTGGTAGAATCCCAACTAACCACCTGCGGCGGGAGTTGGGCACTACTGAAAATGAGATTCTGACTAGTAGGCTAATAG ACAGGGCAATCAGACCGCTTTTTCCAGCTGGTTATTTCTATGACACTCAG GTCCTGTGTAACCTGTTGGCAGTAGATGGTGTTAATGATCCAGATGTACTGGCCATTAATGGAG CCTCTGCTGCTCTATCCCTGTCTGACATTCCCTGGAATGGGCCCATTG GTGCAGTGCGCATTGGCCTGGTGAATGGAGAGTTTCTGGTGAACCCAACACGAAAGGAAATGGCTTCCAGCACTATCAACCTGATAGTGGCTGGAGCACCGCTCAGCCAAGTGG TGATGATAGAGGCTTCTGCTGAGAATGTGTTGCAGCAGGACTTCTGTCATGCAGTCAAGGTTGGTGTGAAGCACACACAGCAGATCATACTGGCAATTCAACAGATGGCCAGAGAAGCAAAGGTGTCCAAGCGCACTCCTCCCAAAATATTTTCTGCTCCACTGGAAATGATTGAGCTTGCACGACA GTTGGCCTCTGAAAAGGTCTATGCTGTTTTCACAGACTTCACTCATGACAAA ATTTCCAGAGATGATGCCATTAATAAAGTAAGGCTTGAAACGGAGGAACAAATAAAAG AGAAATATCCTCAAGCAGAACCTTACGAGGTGATGGAGTCCTTCAACATGGTATCAAAAGAGGTTTTCCGCAATCTGGTTTTGAATGAGTACAGGAG gtgtgatggaagagaCCTGACTTCATTGAGAAATATTTCCTGTGAGGCGGACATCTTTAAGCCCCTTCATGGGTCTGCACTTTTCCAGAGGGGACAGACACAG GTTCTGTGCTCTGTAACATTTGACTCCTTGGAGTCTAGTATTAAAACAGACATCATTACTACGGCGTTAAG TGGAGTCAAAGACAAGAATTTCATGCTTCACTATGAG TTTCCACCTTATGCAACCAATGAGATTGGAAAGATGAGTGGAATGAACAGAAGAGAGCTTGGTCATG GGGCACTGGCTGAGAAGTCTTTGAGACCTGTCATTCCTAAAGACTTCCCCTTCACTATTAGAGTTACCTCTGAGGTTCTGGAGTCTAATG GGTCCTCGTCTATGGCATCAGCATGTGGAGGCAGTCTGGCTTTGATGGATGCTG GTGTTCCTATTTCATCAGCTGTGGCAGGTGTTGCTATTGGACTCATATCCAAGGCAAACCCAGAGAAGCCATCAGAAATCCAGGACTACCGAATATTGACTGATATTCTG GGAATAGAGGATTACCTAGGAGACATGGACTTCAAACTGTCAGGAACAAACAAGGGCATCAATGCCTTACAG GCTGATGTGAAGATTCCAGGCTTACCTCTGAAACTTGTAATGGAGGCTATTCAGCAAGCCACAG TTGCCAAGAGGGAGATTTTGGGCATCATgaacaagaccattgccaagccaAGGGATAAAAGAAAGGAGAATGGCCCAGTTGTCG AGAATGTCAGAGTCCCTGTCTCCAGACGAGCACGCTTTGTCGGGCCAGGGGGATATAACCTCCGCAGACTACAAGCTCAAACAG GTGTGACGATAAGCCAGGTGGACGAGGAGACCTTCTCTGTGTTTGCACCTACTCCAGGTGCCATGAATGAAGCCCAGGAATTCATCACAGAAATTTGCAAGGATGAT CAAGAGCAGCTGCTGGAGTTTGGTGCTGTTTACACTGCCACCATCATGGAAATAAG GGACATTGGTGTCATGGTGAAGCTATATCCCAACATGAGTGCTGTTCTGCTCCATAACTCTCAGCTGGACCACAAACGG ATAAAACACCCAAGTGCTCTTGGATTAGAGGTTGGACAGCAGATTCAG GTTAAATACTTTGGGCGAGACCCAACAGATGGTAGAATGAGGCTTTCGAGGAAGGTGTTACAATCTCCAGCAGCAACAGTTGTTAAGACACTGAGTGAGAAACAGAGCATCTCCATGGGCACAGGGAATGTCCAAGCGACCAGCACCTCCTCTTGA
- the LOC106607983 gene encoding polyribonucleotide nucleotidyltransferase 1, mitochondrial isoform X1: MCNVSFYLNMRHLLRLGLPLARLNVRLCHQSVWNSHGTIRKVGVDFGEKKLEISTGKLARFADGSAVVQLGDTTVMVTAVSKTKPSPSQFMPLVVDYRQKAAAAGRIPTNHLRRELGTTENEILTSRLIDRAIRPLFPAGYFYDTQVLCNLLAVDGVNDPDVLAINGASAALSLSDIPWNGPIGAVRIGLVNGEFLVNPTRKEMASSTINLIVAGAPLSQVVMIEASAENVLQQDFCHAVKVGVKHTQQIILAIQQMAREAKVSKRTPPKIFSAPLEMIELARQLASEKVYAVFTDFTHDKISRDDAINKVRLETEEQIKEKYPQAEPYEVMESFNMVSKEVFRNLVLNEYRRCDGRDLTSLRNISCEADIFKPLHGSALFQRGQTQVLCSVTFDSLESSIKTDIITTALSGVKDKNFMLHYEFPPYATNEIGKMSGMNRRELGHGALAEKSLRPVIPKDFPFTIRVTSEVLESNGSSSMASACGGSLALMDAGVPISSAVAGVAIGLISKANPEKPSEIQDYRILTDILGIEDYLGDMDFKLSGTNKGINALQADVKIPGLPLKLVMEAIQQATVAKREILGIMNKTIAKPRDKRKENGPVVENVRVPVSRRARFVGPGGYNLRRLQAQTGVTISQVDEETFSVFAPTPGAMNEAQEFITEICKDDQEQLLEFGAVYTATIMEIRDIGVMVKLYPNMSAVLLHNSQLDHKRIKHPSALGLEVGQQIQVKYFGRDPTDGRMRLSRKVLQSPAATVVKTLSEKQSISMGTGNVQATSTSS, translated from the exons ATGTGTAATGTTAGCTTTTACTTGAATATGAGACATTTACTGAGACTTGGGCTCCCGCTGGCCCGACTAAATGTGCGGTTGTGCCACCAAAGCGTCTGGAACAGTCATGGAACGATACGAAAAGTGGGAGTGGACTTCGGTGAGAA AAAACTTGAGATCTCAACAGGGAAACTTGCCAGATTTGCAGATGGGTCGGCTGTTGTGCag CTTGGGGATACAACAGTGATGGTGACAgctgtcagcaaaacaaaaccgTCCCCCTCCCAATTTATGCCTCTAGTG GTGGACTACAGGCAAAAAGCAGCTGCTGCTGGTAGAATCCCAACTAACCACCTGCGGCGGGAGTTGGGCACTACTGAAAATGAGATTCTGACTAGTAGGCTAATAG ACAGGGCAATCAGACCGCTTTTTCCAGCTGGTTATTTCTATGACACTCAG GTCCTGTGTAACCTGTTGGCAGTAGATGGTGTTAATGATCCAGATGTACTGGCCATTAATGGAG CCTCTGCTGCTCTATCCCTGTCTGACATTCCCTGGAATGGGCCCATTG GTGCAGTGCGCATTGGCCTGGTGAATGGAGAGTTTCTGGTGAACCCAACACGAAAGGAAATGGCTTCCAGCACTATCAACCTGATAGTGGCTGGAGCACCGCTCAGCCAAGTGG TGATGATAGAGGCTTCTGCTGAGAATGTGTTGCAGCAGGACTTCTGTCATGCAGTCAAGGTTGGTGTGAAGCACACACAGCAGATCATACTGGCAATTCAACAGATGGCCAGAGAAGCAAAGGTGTCCAAGCGCACTCCTCCCAAAATATTTTCTGCTCCACTGGAAATGATTGAGCTTGCACGACA GTTGGCCTCTGAAAAGGTCTATGCTGTTTTCACAGACTTCACTCATGACAAA ATTTCCAGAGATGATGCCATTAATAAAGTAAGGCTTGAAACGGAGGAACAAATAAAAG AGAAATATCCTCAAGCAGAACCTTACGAGGTGATGGAGTCCTTCAACATGGTATCAAAAGAGGTTTTCCGCAATCTGGTTTTGAATGAGTACAGGAG gtgtgatggaagagaCCTGACTTCATTGAGAAATATTTCCTGTGAGGCGGACATCTTTAAGCCCCTTCATGGGTCTGCACTTTTCCAGAGGGGACAGACACAG GTTCTGTGCTCTGTAACATTTGACTCCTTGGAGTCTAGTATTAAAACAGACATCATTACTACGGCGTTAAG TGGAGTCAAAGACAAGAATTTCATGCTTCACTATGAG TTTCCACCTTATGCAACCAATGAGATTGGAAAGATGAGTGGAATGAACAGAAGAGAGCTTGGTCATG GGGCACTGGCTGAGAAGTCTTTGAGACCTGTCATTCCTAAAGACTTCCCCTTCACTATTAGAGTTACCTCTGAGGTTCTGGAGTCTAATG GGTCCTCGTCTATGGCATCAGCATGTGGAGGCAGTCTGGCTTTGATGGATGCTG GTGTTCCTATTTCATCAGCTGTGGCAGGTGTTGCTATTGGACTCATATCCAAGGCAAACCCAGAGAAGCCATCAGAAATCCAGGACTACCGAATATTGACTGATATTCTG GGAATAGAGGATTACCTAGGAGACATGGACTTCAAACTGTCAGGAACAAACAAGGGCATCAATGCCTTACAG GCTGATGTGAAGATTCCAGGCTTACCTCTGAAACTTGTAATGGAGGCTATTCAGCAAGCCACAG TTGCCAAGAGGGAGATTTTGGGCATCATgaacaagaccattgccaagccaAGGGATAAAAGAAAGGAGAATGGCCCAGTTGTCG AGAATGTCAGAGTCCCTGTCTCCAGACGAGCACGCTTTGTCGGGCCAGGGGGATATAACCTCCGCAGACTACAAGCTCAAACAG GTGTGACGATAAGCCAGGTGGACGAGGAGACCTTCTCTGTGTTTGCACCTACTCCAGGTGCCATGAATGAAGCCCAGGAATTCATCACAGAAATTTGCAAGGATGAT CAAGAGCAGCTGCTGGAGTTTGGTGCTGTTTACACTGCCACCATCATGGAAATAAG GGACATTGGTGTCATGGTGAAGCTATATCCCAACATGAGTGCTGTTCTGCTCCATAACTCTCAGCTGGACCACAAACGG ATAAAACACCCAAGTGCTCTTGGATTAGAGGTTGGACAGCAGATTCAG GTTAAATACTTTGGGCGAGACCCAACAGATGGTAGAATGAGGCTTTCGAGGAAGGTGTTACAATCTCCAGCAGCAACAGTTGTTAAGACACTGAGTGAGAAACAGAGCATCTCCATGGGCACAGGGAATGTCCAAGCGACCAGCACCTCCTCTTGA